Proteins from a single region of Coleofasciculus sp. FACHB-1120:
- a CDS encoding DUF2243 domain-containing protein, translating to MTSNQTTSQASSQESASINRRPLIVAGIVLGMGQAGFFDGIVIHQLLQWHHMFSSVKTDATVAGLELNTLGDGLFHLFDWLLTLIGIFLLWRAAKQSIFLSAPTFIGSLLLGFGGFNLIEGVIDHQLLGIHHVRPGSHTLVYDVGFLVISALIAGAGWIVLQSAKPNGNEAKT from the coding sequence ATGACTTCAAACCAAACGACATCCCAGGCGAGTAGTCAAGAAAGCGCTTCTATAAATCGCCGCCCTCTGATTGTGGCTGGTATTGTGTTAGGCATGGGTCAGGCTGGATTTTTTGATGGGATTGTCATTCATCAACTATTACAATGGCATCATATGTTTTCCAGCGTCAAAACTGATGCCACCGTTGCCGGTTTGGAACTGAACACGCTCGGTGATGGCTTGTTTCATTTGTTTGATTGGTTGTTGACCTTAATTGGGATTTTTCTGCTTTGGAGAGCTGCAAAACAAAGTATTTTTTTGTCCGCACCAACCTTCATTGGTTCTCTATTACTAGGGTTTGGAGGTTTCAATCTTATTGAAGGAGTCATCGATCATCAGCTTTTAGGCATTCATCATGTCAGACCGGGTTCGCACACATTAGTTTACGATGTTGGGTTCTTAGTGATTAGTGCGTTAATAGCTGGTGCTGGTTGGATAGTATTGCAATCGGCAAAACCGAATGGAAATGAAGCTAAAACATAG